One part of the Vanessa cardui chromosome 2, ilVanCard2.1, whole genome shotgun sequence genome encodes these proteins:
- the LOC124541015 gene encoding pre-mRNA 3'-end-processing factor FIP1 isoform X1 has translation MADAAVETAPADENDDNWLYGDSNNDQTDTEAPGTDKEVTKINSDVGAEGDDKDNEETEGNEANNDDSHFNDEHFGEVDREEQDQANGDADSQDNGDSDSDDSDDVKVTIGEIKSGPQAYASLNIKRGVGLVAAGGEKPRTGPAAGSKVTLEDLDGPGSINGVPALEFNIDTIEDKPWNKPGADISDYFNYGFNEVTWSAYCERQRRMRVNEAGVALHAGPPPRAPPPDTRRSSGPPRHDEMPPGMQNNYQARENTIQVMTAERREYGRVHARDAPAPPADYFSAPPPEHYYPPPHAPYDEPWGKKRKYSHPEQSGWAPTEIKELTPGPMGPPTMGPPMGLTPPLVNPHNMPPAHVLGAPFPPPYRSHVPPHLHERDRDRERDRDRERDRDRLRERDDRDRRDRDRREEEERDRERERSRSIKPDRIREKSYRRERSRSRSRRHKSRSRSPRQRDRSRERDHERSRERDRDRSRDRERGIKPKNKEPKEKDEDK, from the exons ATGGCAGACGCTGCTGTTGAAACGGCTCCAGCAGATGAAAATGATGATAACTGGCTTTATGGAGATTCAAATAATGATCAAACAGATACAGAAGCGCCTGGTACAGATAAGGAAGTAACAAAAATCAATTCCGATGTAGGCGCG GAAGGTGATGATAAAGATAACGAAGAGACTGAAGGGAATGAGGCCAACAACGATGATTCTCACTTCAACGATGAACATTTTGGTGAAGTTGACCGCGAAGAACAGGATCAAGCTAATGGAGATGCCGACAGTCAAGACAATGGAGACTCGGATTCGGACGACAGTGATGATGTTAAAGTTACAATAGGAGAAATCAAATCGGGGCCACAGGCGTACGCCAGTTTAAATATTAAG cgAGGTGTAGGGCTCGTAGCTGCAGGAGGTGAAAAACCTCGGACTGGACCAGCTGCAGGCAGCAAGGTGACATTGGAGGATTTAGACGGTCCTGGCAGTATCAATGGAGTGCCAGCTTTGGAGTTTAATATTGATACAATCGAAGATAAACCATGGAATAAGCCTGGTGCTGATATATCAG ATTATTTCAACTATGGCTTCAATGAGGTGACGTGGAGTGCATACTGCGAGCGGCAGCGGCGCATGCGCGTCAACGAAGCGGGCGTGGCGCTGCACGCCggcccgccgccgcgcgcgccgccgcccgacACCCGGAGATCCTCGG GACCACCAAGACACGACGAAATGCCACCGGGAATGCAGAACAATTATCAGGCTCGTGAAAATACAATACAG GTGATGACGGCCGAGCGGCGCGAGTACGGGCGCGTGCACGCGCGCGACGCGCCGGCGCCGCCCGCCGACTACTTCAGCGCGCCGCCGCCCGAGCACTACTACCCGCCGCCGCACGCGCCCTACGACGAGCCCTGGG gaaaaaaacgtaaatatt CACATCCCGAGCAGAGTGGGTGGGCGCCGACTGAAATAAAGGAGCTAACTCCGGGACCAATGGGGCCTCCGACGATGGGACCCCCGATGGGTTTGACTCCCCCACTGGTCAATCCGCACAACATGCCCCCTGCTCACGTTTTAGGGGCTCCGTTTCCCCCACCATATCGTTCGCACGTGCCACCTCATTTACACGAACGCGACAGAGATAGAGAACGTGACAGAGACAGGGAAAGAGACAGAGACAGACTCCGAGAACGTGACGACAGAGATCGCAGGGACAGGGACAGGAGAGAAGAG gaAGAAAGAGACCGGGAGCGTGAACGTTCACGTTCCATTAAACCAGATAGAATACGAGAGAA ATCGTATCGCCGGGAACGTTCGCGCTCGAGGTCGCGGCGCCACAAGTCCCGCTCGCGCTCGCCGCGACAGCGCGACCGCTCGCGGGAGCGCGACCACGAGCGTTCGCGCGAGCGGGACAGGGACCGGTCTCGTGACCGGGAACGGGGCATCAAGCCTAAAAATAAAGAGCCCAAAGAAAAGGACGAAGACAAATGA
- the LOC124541015 gene encoding pre-mRNA 3'-end-processing factor FIP1 isoform X2: MADAAVETAPADENDDNWLYGDSNNDQTDTEAPGTDKEVTKINSDVGAEGDDKDNEETEGNEANNDDSHFNDEHFGEVDREEQDQANGDADSQDNGDSDSDDSDDVKVTIGEIKSGPQAYASLNIKRGVGLVAAGGEKPRTGPAAGSKVTLEDLDGPGSINGVPALEFNIDTIEDKPWNKPGADISDYFNYGFNEVTWSAYCERQRRMRVNEAGVALHAGPPPRAPPPDTRRSSGPPRHDEMPPGMQNNYQARENTIQVMTAERREYGRVHARDAPAPPADYFSAPPPEHYYPPPHAPYDEPWAHPEQSGWAPTEIKELTPGPMGPPTMGPPMGLTPPLVNPHNMPPAHVLGAPFPPPYRSHVPPHLHERDRDRERDRDRERDRDRLRERDDRDRRDRDRREEEERDRERERSRSIKPDRIREKSYRRERSRSRSRRHKSRSRSPRQRDRSRERDHERSRERDRDRSRDRERGIKPKNKEPKEKDEDK, from the exons ATGGCAGACGCTGCTGTTGAAACGGCTCCAGCAGATGAAAATGATGATAACTGGCTTTATGGAGATTCAAATAATGATCAAACAGATACAGAAGCGCCTGGTACAGATAAGGAAGTAACAAAAATCAATTCCGATGTAGGCGCG GAAGGTGATGATAAAGATAACGAAGAGACTGAAGGGAATGAGGCCAACAACGATGATTCTCACTTCAACGATGAACATTTTGGTGAAGTTGACCGCGAAGAACAGGATCAAGCTAATGGAGATGCCGACAGTCAAGACAATGGAGACTCGGATTCGGACGACAGTGATGATGTTAAAGTTACAATAGGAGAAATCAAATCGGGGCCACAGGCGTACGCCAGTTTAAATATTAAG cgAGGTGTAGGGCTCGTAGCTGCAGGAGGTGAAAAACCTCGGACTGGACCAGCTGCAGGCAGCAAGGTGACATTGGAGGATTTAGACGGTCCTGGCAGTATCAATGGAGTGCCAGCTTTGGAGTTTAATATTGATACAATCGAAGATAAACCATGGAATAAGCCTGGTGCTGATATATCAG ATTATTTCAACTATGGCTTCAATGAGGTGACGTGGAGTGCATACTGCGAGCGGCAGCGGCGCATGCGCGTCAACGAAGCGGGCGTGGCGCTGCACGCCggcccgccgccgcgcgcgccgccgcccgacACCCGGAGATCCTCGG GACCACCAAGACACGACGAAATGCCACCGGGAATGCAGAACAATTATCAGGCTCGTGAAAATACAATACAG GTGATGACGGCCGAGCGGCGCGAGTACGGGCGCGTGCACGCGCGCGACGCGCCGGCGCCGCCCGCCGACTACTTCAGCGCGCCGCCGCCCGAGCACTACTACCCGCCGCCGCACGCGCCCTACGACGAGCCCTGGG CACATCCCGAGCAGAGTGGGTGGGCGCCGACTGAAATAAAGGAGCTAACTCCGGGACCAATGGGGCCTCCGACGATGGGACCCCCGATGGGTTTGACTCCCCCACTGGTCAATCCGCACAACATGCCCCCTGCTCACGTTTTAGGGGCTCCGTTTCCCCCACCATATCGTTCGCACGTGCCACCTCATTTACACGAACGCGACAGAGATAGAGAACGTGACAGAGACAGGGAAAGAGACAGAGACAGACTCCGAGAACGTGACGACAGAGATCGCAGGGACAGGGACAGGAGAGAAGAG gaAGAAAGAGACCGGGAGCGTGAACGTTCACGTTCCATTAAACCAGATAGAATACGAGAGAA ATCGTATCGCCGGGAACGTTCGCGCTCGAGGTCGCGGCGCCACAAGTCCCGCTCGCGCTCGCCGCGACAGCGCGACCGCTCGCGGGAGCGCGACCACGAGCGTTCGCGCGAGCGGGACAGGGACCGGTCTCGTGACCGGGAACGGGGCATCAAGCCTAAAAATAAAGAGCCCAAAGAAAAGGACGAAGACAAATGA
- the LOC124538241 gene encoding uncharacterized protein LOC124538241, translating into MDPIAVLQSRIEQLEAKLGINNNILVEGQQGDSATTNLLNAAQAMNNATAGHEKLSEARNIASELNNYTDPNLIENMQQNDMHMHEVLAAEPVIQHHCHCMHRCKQAAPVLESESIQQVPQMQADVNKLHKAAAEVKAEADSVSHGIQELAETCGAAASAASEKLALVAQKVEQVEEKMFPKRRNGLD; encoded by the exons atggatCCTATTGCAGTTTTGCAAAGTAGAATTGAGCAGTTAGAAGCCAAATtgggtataaataataatatccttGTTGAAGGACAACAAGGGGACTCTGCGACGACGAATTTATTAAATGCAGCCCAAGCTATGAACAATGCCACAGCTGGTCATGAGAAGCTGTCTGAGGCCAGAAATATAGCGAGTGAACTAAATAACTACACTGATCCCAACTTGATTGAGAAC ATGCAACAAAATGACATGCACATGCATGAAGTACTTGCAGCCGAGCCTGTTATCCAACATCATTGCCATTGTATGCATCGTTGTAAACAG GCCGCACCGGTTCTGGAGTCAGAATCTATCCAACAAGTTCCACAAATGCAGGCAGATGTAAACAAACTGCACAAGGCAGCTGCGGAAGTTAAGGCAGAAGCTGATTCT GTATCTCACGGTATTCAAGAGCTGGCTGAGACGTGTGGTGCAGCAGCATCAGCTGCTTCAGAAAAATTAGCCTTGGTTGCTCAAAAAGTAGAGCAAGTGGAAGAGAAGATGTTCCCTAAAAGAAGAAATGGTCTGGActaa
- the LOC124537771 gene encoding protein archease-like, translating into MDEEQGLNEDDFNIPPVKYEYLDHTADVQLHAWGDTLKEAFEQCGMAMFAYMTEMDYVQIKEVHTIEANADDLMGLLYHFLDELLFLFSVEPFLICKKLVITEFNTQEFRIVCKCFGEEFQIGKHPQGTEVKAITYSAMQIIDVPKDNKYEVFVIIDI; encoded by the exons ATGGATGAGGAACAAGGACTTAATGAGGATGATTTCAACATACCGCCGGTGAAGTATGAAT ATCTTGATCACACAGCTGATGTGCA ATTACATGCATGGGGTGATACTCTAAAGGAAGCCTTTGAACAATGTGGAATGGCAATGTTTGCATACATGACAGAAATGGACTATGTTCAAATCAAAGAAGTTCACACCATTGAAGCAAATGCTGATGACCTGATGGGCCTACTATATCATTTCCTCGATGAACTACTATTTCTGTTTTCAGTTGAACCATTTCTTATTTGCAAGAAATTAGTGATAACAGAATTTAATACACAAGAATTTAGGATAGTTTGTAAGTGTTTTGGTGAGGAGTTTCAGATTGGTAAACATCCTCAGGGAACAGAGGTTAAGGCTATTACATATTCGGCGATGCAAATTATAGATGTACCTAAGGATAATAAATATgaagtttttgtaattattgacatttga
- the LOC124535375 gene encoding transcription factor E2F2: MPRGVKRGPAEGEAEVVVRVGASPSHTTLLDDSPSQPISYHLLDHGYGATPQHQIRREAPTAPPKTSEAVKRRLNLSESSSGSQGHVVPMKADFKTPKQKRVKVLTPYSRPSSSMKKYTERSRFDTSLGLLTKKFVALLKSSPNGVLDLNIAAEHLSVQKRRIYDITNVLEGIGILEKRSKNNIQWKCGVGGAGGSGEEARVRRLRREVRALGGREARVSRAVSAAEQALSRLSAEHGARAYITYADLRSIKDFRNQTVIPIKAPPDTRLSVPHPDEKGYMIHLKSMSGEIEVYLCPKERPPTPPPSSGLLPSDPLLEDNKALLAPLIAQLQSMPSSSITAAFTTPIKREPASSSSSWSRSLVVRSPCVTDPTLPLAAPAPRAAPPPAPAPSPAPAPAPAASPLLSTPDSSGARGRLRNALIADSDDFAPIMGGGRFQLQTEDQESEPLELEPFLALEPPMSANDYGFCLDHDEGLSELFDFEF, translated from the exons ATGCCGAGGGGGGTGAAGCGAGGGCCGGCGGAGGGCGAAGCTGAGGTGGTAGTACGCGTCGGAGCATCTCCGTCGCACACAACACTCTTAGATGACAGCCCCAGCCAGCCCATCAGCTACCACCTGCTCGACCATGGCTACGGTGCCACGCCTCAACACCAGATTCGGCGGGAGGCGCCCACCGCACCGCCGAAGACTTCAGAA gCGGTGAAAAGAAGACTGAACCTGAGCGAGAGCAGCTCAGGCAGCCAGGGTCACGTGGTGCCCATGAAAGCTGACTTCAAGACGCCGAAGCAGAAACGCGTCAAAGTCCTTACTCCCTATAGTCGCCCGTCCAGTTCTATGAAAAAATACACCGAACGTTCCAG gtTTGACACATCATTAGGTCTATTAACAAAGAAATTCGTAGCACTCCTCAAGTCATCTCCCAACGGTGTTCTCGATCTTAACATAGCTGCCGAGCACCTCTCGGTTCAGAAACGACGAATATACGACATCACAAACGTATTAGAGGGTATAGGAATATTAGAGAAAAGatcgaaaaataatatacaatggaAGTGTG GcgtgggcggcgcgggcgggtCGGGCGAGGAGGCGCGCGTGCGGCGGCTGCGGCGCGAGGTGCGCGCGCTGGGCGGGCGCGAGGCGCGGGTGTCGCGCGCCGTGAGCGCGGCCGAGCAGGCGCTGTCGCGGCTGTCGGCCGAGCACGGCGCGCGCGCCTACATCACCTACGCGGACCTGCGCTCCATCAAGGACTTCCGGAACCAAACCGTCATCCCCATCAAGGCGCCCCCGGATACGAGGCTCAGT gtaccACATCCAGATGAAAAAGGGTATATGATTCATTTGAAATCAATGTCTGGAGAAATAGAAGTCTACCTCTGCCCTAAAGAAAGACCACCAACACCTCCACCCT CATCAGGGTTATTACCTTCGGATCCCTTACTGGAAGACAACAAGGCTCTGTTGGCTCCGCTCATAGCACAATTGCAGTCCATGCCCTCCAGTTCTATCACGGCTGCCTTTAC GACGCCCATCAAGCGCGAGCCggcgtcgtcgtcgtcgtcgtggTCGCGCAGCCTCGTGGTGCGCTCGCCGTGCGTCACGGACCCCACGCTGCCGCtggccgcgcccgcgccgcgcgccgccccgccgcccgcgcccgcgccctcCCCCGCCCCCGCCCCCGCCCCCGCCGCCTCGCCGCTGCTCTCCACGCCCGACAGCA gcggcgcgcgcgggcggcTGCGCAACGCGCTCATCGCGGACAGCGACGACTTCGCGCCCATCATGGGCGGCGGCCGCTTCCAGCTGCAGACCGAGGACCAGGAGTCAG AGCCGCTGGAGCTGGAGCCGTTCCTGGCGCTGGAGCCGCCCATGTCGGCGAACGACTACGGATTCTGCCTCGACCACGACGAGGGCTTGTCGGAACTTTTCGACTTCGAGTTCTAG